GGCAACTTTTTTCGAAGCATTTCGGCCGgaggaatagcccgaatttcttcgaaatgttgtcttccaaagctggaatagttgctggcttatttctgtagactttagacttgacgtagtccCACgtaaaaaatagtctaaaggcgttaaatcgcatgatcttggtggccaacttacgggtccatttcttgagatgaattgttctccgaagttttccctcaaaatggccatagaatcgcgagctgtgtggcatgtagcgccatcttgttgaatctaacaaactttttgttgccaaaaatggaagaactgaacttggttgacatgtggtttcaacaagatggcgctacatgccacacagctcgcgattctatggccattgtacgcatatttgtatgttggtttgtatatacattatttcttcggcaatgtcgtacacatatgcatatgtatgtaagtacatatagagcagtgcgcgcacactttttactgataaatgataattcacgatttgaatttgaattctacttacatacatacatatgtatgtaactagtGCTAATATCTATATGCATctgaaaatttaagtgaaaaaatgtaatttacatacaatattattgtaatacatatgtatattatgttttttaagatattatgatagtatgtcatatatgtatatagatcatgtatacaaacatattcacatatgaaatttttaaaaggtaTCTCTTATTTGTACATTACctacaaatattactttgaaaatagcataatttaatgataatgttatcaattttgaacgaattcagaaaaattcgcaaaatgatattcatatcaattaatatatttgcatgtaaacgtataaaaatataagcgaaaggccaacatacgtctgtatagcaatgtatgtatatttctgagcataattttcattaaatgctcagctctgttcacgcgccactgttaagatttctccttctgatctttctgtggtgaaacacgctcatcgcattttgttagccaaaAGTATTTTTACGCtctccgcgccgtgaaccttctctataaatatgtatacgttCTCCGCtgcacttatgtgcgagtcctctgtaaagtggaaagctgttagcgGAGCGACAaatctaattatgacaaaattgagacagttagaacagattaggcgtcagtcagtccgtgcaatagaggagacttaaacgtcttcttctctcccatgaagtaatactttgtccagtggtcccgtgggagagacataaggtgggagtaggttaggtttagcggattacagtcccgcactccggctttcgatgcttcctcctactataaaaaaaaaacatatgtacatacatatgtgcatacattgcacatacaagcgattgcctggttgaaagcaaaaatttaaacaagcaaaacgaaattctttacattcGTTGTGAGCGTAatcatgggcatgcatacatatgtatatttatgtctcttcatattcttgggtatgtgagacagagaacataaaaaaatgtctttatgttctctgtgtgagagaTGGGCTTTGTACACgattttcgctgttaaaaatggaatattaaAGAACTTATTGTTCTTCAATACTCTCTGCTTGGgcatacatgctatggcatcatatgccgaaaatacatatatttatttctcttcatattctctgtttgagtatgcggagaactgttaaaaatgttaacatttcacagcatGAATTATGTGGTTGTGAAACGCTTTAGCAAACTGTCAtatgttttgttgtaaaatacggAAAATTCGTTGGTTGAATGTTGAACTTGAATAATACTGAGAATTCGCTTATGAATTAATGCAaaataagttttacaaaaaatcgaaaatacattttgtgtgACAGTCTATTTCGTGTTATGTGTGTTAGAAGTTGTTTTTGAGCATTtaatatacgaggtgtgttcaaaaagtatcgcgaattttgtgttttttcaaaaattatttatttattcatgaatatctattttgtccccttcaaagtaatccccatgagatattatacacttgtgccaacggtttttccaatcttcgaagcacttcaaaaaatcattttcttatcttcttcagctcctccttcgatgccgtctttatctcgtcaagagaagcgtaacgtcgtcctttcatgggcctcttcagtttagggagcaagaaaaagtcacagggggccagatgtggggaatacggtggctgcggcatcattagtgtgttgtttttggccaaaaagtcgcacacaagcaacgatgtgtgagcaggggcgttatcgtggtgcaaaagccaatttttgttcttccacaaatccgggcgttgcTGCGcaaaatcgaagacgatccaaaacacgtgcaaacaaagcagctgtcaacaattaaatgcacattcaaaatggccgagtttgttggcataagtgagagacatgggtaccaacataacgccacaaaaaattcgaaattcgaatatacgtaacccgcgaaaattcaaaattcgagatactttttgaacacacctcgtaagTTTTGTTGCGAATTCATCTGTTGTCAATCACAAATTTGTTACAGGTgtagtgaatataaaatatatgtaaataattgcgttagacgtttaaatatgtacagaatatttcagattttcaaaatgctgccttcaaaattaaaaagcaaggtCTGGAGCTTCTTCATAAGAAATTCAGACGCTTCCGCCACATGCAAACTCtgcaacaagaaattaaaaacaacaggTAACACGTCGAATCTTCGCTGTCACGTTGAGAATGTACATAAAAAGGTATTACTCGATCAAGTTGATAATGCAGAATGCTCCTCCAAAACTACGCCGCACTCGGAACCAACACGgcgaaaaatttctgaaataattaacaTGTCACCAACCGCTGGGACGACAGCGTCAAGTGAGTTATCCGACAATAGTAATAAGAAGACTGCATGTATTGAATCGTCTCCTAGTACATGTACTCCGTAAGTACTGCAAATGTGAAAGACTTTTTTGAGCAGGTCAAAAGTATTTCTTATCAAGATGGCCCTAAATCAAGGAAAATTACTGAAGcaattgtgaaatatattataatggaCAACAAGCCATTTTCCACCGTAGAAGGAAAACGTTTTCTGCAGATGATGAAAGAACTGGATCCGCTTTTTAAAGTTCCAAGtagagaaacaataaaataacgaaTGGATGAAAAATACGAAGCGCTGTCCTCAATTTTCAAAGAGTATATTCGTAAGTGCGTCAGTTATTGCCTAACGTATGACATATGGTCGTTCCTTGGggtaacaattcattttttggacaatttACTTTTGTTGAGTGGGACGTTAGGAGTAATCGAGCTACACGAAAGTCATACAGCAGCTTATTTAGAAAAAACtatgtttaaacttttcaacgaGTGGAACGTCTCCATAAATAAGGTTTCTGCTTGTGTAACTGATAATGATTCAAccataatgaaattaaatagaagcttgtttggcgaaaaaaaaataataccgtCCTTCGCACACATGCTTAATTTGGTTGTAACGCAATAGATAAGTCCACGGAAGTATCAGCTTTGATAACTAAGGTGCGCGACATTGTTAAGtttattaaaagaatttttaatgcCAGTGATAAATTGCGAAAGAAACAAATAGACAGTGGGgcttctatcgggtgattttttaagagcttgataacttttttttaaaaaaaaaacgcataaaatttgcaaaatctcatcggttctttatttgaaacgttagattggttcatgacatttactttttgaagataatttcatttaaatgttgactcatgtggtttcaacaagatggcgctacatgccacacagctcgcgattctatggccattttgagggaaaacttcggagaacaattcatctcaagaaatggaccagtaagttggccaccaagatcatgcgatttaacgcctttagactattttttgtggggctacgtcaagtctaaagtctacagaaataagccagcaactattccagctttggaagacaacatttccgaagaaattcgggctattccggccgaaatgctcgaaaaagttgcccaaaattggactttccgaatggaccactctaagacgcagccgcggtcaacatttaaatgaaattatcttcaaaaagtaaatgtcatgaaccaatctaacgtttcaaataaagaaccgatgagattttgcaaattttatgcgttttttttaaaaaaaagttatcaagctcttaaaaaatcacccgatacaagtAATACCAAGAAAATGATTCTTAACGTAAGAACGCAATGGAATTCATGTTTTTATATGTTAGAGAGATTGGTCCAGTTAGCCCCTATTTTAAGTGAAGTACTGCTCACTCGCCCAGAAGCACCCTCTATGGTTAATGCCTACGAACTGAACAAAATTAGTGATTGAGTTATTAAAGTGTTTTAAAACTGTGACCAGGGAGATTTCGGCTGATACCTACGTTACCATTAGCAAGGTTATACCTTTAGTAAGCTATTTAACTGAAGCTCTGACAAAAATTTCAGCTCAAGACGCTATTGTAGGGAGCTAAAAAGTGAACTGCAAAAGAACATGAATAAGAGATTTGGCAAACTTGAATTTAATTCAGTTCTGGCGTTGGCTACTGTATTGGATCCGAGATTtaaatttctgcattttaaaGATGAACTggctaaaaacaaaacagttttgtatttaaataatttcataaaagatGCAAATAATGGCGTTAGTACGTCGGAATCTTCGAATGAGTGTGCAACGGAAAACCCGTTTGATATTTGGAGCCATCATAAACAGTTGGCccaccaaaatatgaaatgtaagttttccaatttatctGCTATTACAACAACGGAAGTTGAAGTGCAAATGTATCTTGGATCAACTGCTGCTTCTATCAATCAGAATCCAACAGAAATGTGggatgatatgaaaaatgtattttctgaattgtataaacaagcctccaaatatttatccattgtgGCCGCTTCAGTCCCTAGTTAACGACTGTTTTCTAAAGCTGCAGCAACGATCACACAGCAAAGAAATCGCTTGACAGGGAAAAGACTttccaaattgttatttttaaattctgtttaaataattttttgtttgttcaaaaactatttatatcttttatttattgagaaaaggtTTTAATGGGCagctaaaataaatatcaattaaaGGCGTAGCTTTTTATGCTCActaataaaatacattaaaaaagttcaaaaatccatCGATGTTTCAATGGCCGATGTTTTTGATTTCGATGTTGTTTGAAGAAACATCGATACATCGAACCATCGATGTTTCATTTCACGATGTTTGCATCCCTACGTGTATGCCCAAGCAGAGAATaagaagagacataaatatatgtatgcatcagagagctgcaacgagtatgataaaatcagaacaaacagtcgtgccaaaaacacaatcaaatcaattcagttcagcatagacaacattgttaatcaattcgtgtatctgccagcgtcaactgacctCATGCAACACggacaatctgttcttcggcaatcacgatcgtgtaaacgtatggctggcttcggttgcaatcgtatcatgtcaCTGATTTaaatcatgtgtggcaaaaaatgtatcagctttgaaaatgtgcgcctgttacaaattttcgaagcgtaaacaatggaaattgcGTCgaatacgtatatatgtacatacatatatacatacatttgttgtatgtatgtatgtactcgatggaatttccattttacatataacatatatatatacatacatacatgtgtatacaaacatatgtatttgaaatagaacagaagTGCACAAGAGAAATtcagtgtttaggggatgatatacaaaccgaacgctgtcgatcatttcaatcattgaagcatgagtttgcatcactttgggtattttctgctgatacgaacgttcataaacaaatcaggcaTAAGCCGATCGCTAGTgatacaaagttgttctctatctcggatttgaagacaaacagttcgcttcgtgtacatgaactgaactgacagaatcagacagagtaacggatcagtacttaagtataaacaaaaatttattactcgttgcagttctctggtacatacgcttgatactttcttatctcttgcttgtgtgcattaatatttgtagtacttatgtatgttttgtatagtaatattagtattatgtatactctaatttaTGAGCGTTCTTTTATACTCGTATGcaataattttcacatttttatgagtaagtctcatattacaattttgttgtttatcAGTGCACTtgactgtatatactttttatttaatttattgcttacatgtgtatttttatgtattaatgtatttgtgtcaaaaatataatgttCTACATATAATTCAATCTTAATGTAATAAGACTTtcatgttcatatatttatgaacaCCTGGTCAACCCAACAGatcttcttttttcaaaaaatactccagaaatatttttaaagtgacttatatttaaactttttttgcatGGTAAAACCATAAGTAAGCTTAACAAAGTAAAtataagctttttatttttcttactttttagtTCGAGTCGACCGATAGAAAAAGGGTAAACAATGTGCATCGCTCTTAACGATGTACCATTGCTTATCCTTACATTTGCAATCTTGACTTAAAATGACGTTTTCAATTCGTCCTCTCTTCCACTGCAATGGTGgaatattttgttctttaaaaaGTACCAATGTACCAAtgtcaatattttgaaaagaaacttggcatttacttcttttttgtggtttattatttttcagttttctaTCTAGAGTGATTAATCTTCCTTTTGCTTGTGAAGAAGAATCTATTAAGcttatattttcctttttgaaTGGAAGCCTACAGTAAATTTACTATgtgcagaaaattttaaattattacgaAAGTGCTTCTCGTATTGTGtttcttttttggttttattaacACATCTTTCAAGGGATTctattttccaaaactttttcgTTGATTATCTggatttttatctaaatatgtTACAACACCACGGTGAGCTAATTTGGAGCTTATGTTAGTTGATCTGTATATCAACCACCCAAACACACTGTTCTGGAGTTTGTAATCATGTTTTCAATAGTTATTTTTCcttcttttaataaatcaaaaaatatgccCGCATCtaatataaatcaattttacctGGAACATTAAATGAAGCGGCTGCTAGTTTTATATTCTctggaatttttttaactttaatgaaTTTTGTGTGAACATGAGACACAATATTTTGTACCATAATTGTGGTTAGTAGGACATGTTTAGAATCACTTTTTAATCTTccactttttgtatttttaattaccGTGCTTTTTGCCTTAAAGGATTTATGTTTGTGGAGCCATAAATGTTGGTTTCCTTGACATGTAAGGCAACTTTCGCCTTTACATTCCTTTATATTGTGCCCTGTTTTAAGACATTTGGtgcataatttgttttcattactGCATCCCATTTGTCCTGGGAAGAAAGAGCTTcaaatttataacaataaaatatattgtgtaAAGTATTACATCCCATTATGCATTTAAATTctgcattttgaaattttggtgaTGTTTTTGAGACTTGTGCTGCTTCTAGTGCATTCCCTTTATGCTTCAGAAACGACTGTAGTGAATTTAAagtaattcatattttatacgTGTCTGAAACATTTTGAAAGACTACAAGTTGCTCAAACAATACTTTAAAAGTTTGCCACTGAGCGTAATCTCCTGAAAAAATGGGAATGTCAACTGGAGGCAAAGTAAAATTGgcaacatatttttgctaatagattttaatttgagtttataaaatatatttcttatatcATAGAATTTACTTGTTAACTCTTCATTTTCGTGCTAGCATAGTACCACGAGTTTTTTCTATTAGTCTCTATATGCTGTCTAGAGagcatttttcatttatttcgcagtcgtcaatatttttttctagttctGTTAATAAGAATTGAAGCCTGCGAACTAAACCAGGATTTGGAACAATTATGCTGTGAggcacatattaaagtttgattactctaagaaaattacaaatttagcgCTATGtggtatatttaaaatatttttttttgagtacttatatttgaaaattacagaataaCTTGGCCAATTATCCTCTGCTACTGTGATTGGTTTCGCTCTTCTTAGTCTTCCAGTAAGTCCTCActaattagtttttttctaaactGTGTTTATGCAATATCCAAACTAGAACTTTTGGCCTTACTGCCGCTATTGCAATGAACTGCACCTGATAGTGTTTGCTGTGTATACAACTGGTAAATTACTGCTGCGTTAAATTATGAACCGTTGTGTTGTATTGTAGCGAAAAATTGCAGCGTAGCCGCTgcattttaattcgctgaactatgtccatgtcatctcatacagctcatcattccatcgaatgcggtattcgctgtggccaatgcgcaaaactAATAAGGTTGTGTAAACTCACATTGAGCCGTCAGGACCAGGAAGATTTTATCAATCTACTTTTGGAgataataattcgagctgcagaactgaaaagataaggtaccatcttctataagagtgcatAGTTAGTTCTGCATATCTCTCTCatatatctcctgtcatcaaacaaacagttgtcgcactcgcgattaggctcccacgtcactgttgacattcaTAGCTTCGAATTTATAGATAATTTtgtatatcttggaaccagccaCAACAATGTCAGCAACGAAATCAaaggcagaataactcttgccaacgggtgctacttcggagtgagtggcaattgagaagtaaaatcttctctcgacgaataaaaatcaaactctataagtcactcattttttccgtcctgttatatggtgcagagatcagatgacaacatctgatgagttgacgttacgagttttcgagagaaaggttctgcggaagatttatggtcctttgcggatTGGCAACGCGAATGCcgctttcgatggaacgatgagttgtatgagatatacgacgacattgatgtagttcagcgaattaaaagacagcggatacgctggctagatcGTGTCacccgaatggatgaaaatactccagctctgtaACTTTACTCCATAAGTCACTACAAGATATGTAAGTTATTCCGTggaataaatacaatttaaaaatagccaaaaagctataaaataaattttttttataacaacttggaagaagaatttaatttgtatattcgTAACACATAAAATGTAAGCTAAATTTCGCATTTCATGCTCACTTTACAGATTTGTAACACTAGTGCTGTggtattcatataataaattattcaatacagtaaaaaatttatatacgaATAAAAGGGAACACGTTTTTATCGGTAAAAGAGTCCAAGGGTACtcgaggtttaattttgaatatgttcaaaaaataaatttcattggaacaatttatttattaacttgtATTTTAAATCTGTCAGCGACTTTCTTCTCgttttgtttctgatagcaaactgataaaactggttttcgtgacacccaaaaccggtAGAGTTTCCTTTTCAAACGTCAAACTAGTAATTTGCAACAAGTTTGTCGataaattgtttactttttaacTCACCCTTGAGTGCGATCATTGGATTGTTAATAAAAGTCCCAATTTAATAGCTATACACTTATTATTCATTATCTTAGCTTACAACCTCTTACTAATATCAACTAGAACTCGAACGAgtctttttcaactttttttttgctacatttTTAAATAGTGCATATGCtagtgttaatttatattgcttacttaaatttatttcttgtttttatttgttttccatCTTTATTCACAGCTGTTTGCGAGTTTCATAATTTTCGTGTGTTACAGTGCATCTCAAACTGCTCGCTACATTGGTTGTTATctttgataaccaactattttattgcattcatttgttataaatatttttgtcattgcgctttttacttttattatttaacatttttttttatatattttggtttaATACTGGTTTTGTTCATTTTGACTTATAACTTTCCGAACTGCTCTGTGAAAGGCTAGTCGGAACGCTTTGTGTCTTGTTGGCATTGTGATGGGCCCATCTTAAATGTGCTGGACTGACAGGTAGGATATTGGATTCTATTCTTGACAATAAGAGATTGCGCTGGTCTTGCTTGAAATGAGACCaactgaaattgaattgtttaaagtttttatgcaGGCGCGCAATGGTTTCAAGGAGATTGGCCGTGAGCTTGAAATCctttctgaaaaatttaggcGTTATGAAACACTGTTTCAATCATTTCAATGCCTAAATATTCAGGAAGAGAATCCAAAACATAAACGAAAACGTCCGTCTGATGAAGATGCCACTGTAGCTTCCTTAAAAAGAATGCCCCCACCCACTATTGACCTCATAAATCTTGCATCCCCTTGTCCTCAAGGAGAGAAGGTTCTGTCTGCTCAGGACACAAAGAAAACTGTTACTGAATACGGTAAGCGGAAAACTTCTCAAGATCCGCCTCCAAATACCTCCAGAcagctaataaaaacttagttgTAATACCGCGAAAAAAGGCAATTTTTATCTCGAGACTTGCTGCGGATACCACAGTCGAGGATATAAAAGGTTAAatctcgtcgaaattaaaaacgcTATACAAATACAACAGGGATATTTCCTCGTTTCAGATCGACGTATACCCTGACAATTTTCGATTGATGCTTTACAACTCATTCTGGCCATCTGGGGTCTTTGTGCGTGAATTCGAGCACAAACGTTACAAGCCCCATTTAGTTATTactaaaatgccaagaaatcccgtggatacaaaaaactaattaacaataattcgctgattatttattatcaaaatctTAGACggcttaatacaaaacttgctgatttgtatttgaatagcattcattgtaactttaaaatcattgctttcacagaaacttggctaaagccccacatttttgatTATGAGATATTCAATAGCGAGTTtgaaatctttagatatgaccggCTGTGCAGAATAGGAGGTGGTGTCgtgtttgctgttcattcttcaattccatctgaagaagtcgaAGTTCCGCATGCAGgcttcataaaatttaaatgcatacgAATTTGTGCTAATATTGGCCATATCtacttaactttattttatataccacCTCAATCGGacttatctgtatatatgctgcatgcttctttaataaataatgttttctccatGGCTAATAATACTGATTCCGTGACTCTTTTGGGAGATTTCAATTTACAGCGTATGTCATGGAAATCCTTTGATGATTACATCATTCCTATTAGTACTCGCTTATGTTTCAACGAGTTCTTAGAAGAAATTTCGCAAttgggtcttaaccaaattaatttaatttcaaacaagttTGGTAAGTTCTTAGATCTGGTTTACGTTGATAACGATTCAATACTCTCTGTCGTTCGATGTGATCCTTTGGTTCTGTCAGTGGACTcgtatcatcctgctttggaaattaatatCGACTTAGTTATAATAATACATAAGAATTTTGTTctcggttcaactttgcgaaaactaattttaagaagattaattgcaaactttttaaagtaactaagccagattacagtggcaatattgaatttagtgtctcccattttaatgaaactattttaaatttattttaaatttttcattcatttccgaaatttgtttttactcAAAGAAtgagttctaatttatggttttcgagagagttatgtaaattaaaagaaatagaaaatctcgttcttttaaacttaaaaaaatctgCTTTAAATACCATATCTCGATATCCAATTGTTGATGAAAATATCCGCTAATGTTGCTGCCTTTTGGTTAGGAATTGCGTATACCTCGAGCCATTTGCTGAAATAGTCTACGACTAATGATGACTAATATTCAAAACATAACTATTTCCTAATTCAGTGGTAGGAAACGCTGGATCTTGGTTCTTTAGTTGCAATGCACTCTGCACCTTAACTGATTGACGACAACCAACCAAATAACATCGTTGTTTTAATTCCTCCAAGGT
The sequence above is drawn from the Bactrocera tryoni isolate S06 unplaced genomic scaffold, CSIRO_BtryS06_freeze2 scaffold_11, whole genome shotgun sequence genome and encodes:
- the LOC120779903 gene encoding uncharacterized protein LOC120779903; protein product: MLPSKLKSKVWSFFIRNSDASATCKLCNKKLKTTGNTSNLRCHVENVHKKVLLDQVDNAECSSKTTPHSEPTRRKISEIINMSPTAGTTASSQKYFLSRWP